GTAGCCGTCGCCGCGGGGTTGACGGCCTGGGTGATCGCGGTCGCGTCGCTCGTTAGGAAATTTCCGTTCCCGGTGTACTCGGCCTCGACCGTGTAGCTGCCGGCGGCCAGCGTCGAGGTGGTGTACGTTGCGACCCCGTTGACAAGGGCCACGGGAGATCTGGCCGTCCCGTCGATGACGAACGTGACCGACCCGTCCGGCGTTTCGCCGTCGGTCGCCGACACGGTCGCGGTGAACGTCACCGTCTGGCCGAACGTCGACGGCACGGGGGCCGCCAGCGCCGTGGACGTGGGGACGTTGACCTGCTCGGTCTGCGTCGTGCTCGTCGCCGATTGGAAGTTGCTGCTGCCGCTGTACTCGGCCGTGACCGTGTGGCTGCCGGCGGCCAGCGTCGACGTGGTGTACGCCGCGGTGCCGTTGACCAGGGCCACCGGCGCGGTGGGCGTCCCGTCGATGACGAACGTGACCGACCCGTCCGGCGTCCCCTCGTCAGACGCGACGGTCGCTGTGAACGTTACGGACTGGCCGAACGTCGATGTCGGCGGCGAGACCGCGAGCGCCGTGGTCGTCGTCCGCGCCGCCACCTGCACGACGATGTCGTGGCCGGTGCCGCCCTGGTAGGTGATGGTGGCCGTGAGCCCGGAGCCCAGGAAGTTGGGCAGCGTTGCCCCTTCCGGCAGGCCCGCGAATGTTCCGGTCCCGCCGGTTCGGGTGACGAGCGTGTACGACTCGCCGCCGAACGGGACGTACCCACCGCCCGGGGACAGGTTCAGGGTCACCCCGGTGCCGATGTCGACCGGCCCGGCCGCCAACTGGTCGTACCCGGTCACCCCGTCGCCCGGGGCGGGGCCGGCGATCACCACATCGAACGACGTTCCAGGGGCGAAGTCGGCCGCCCCGGTGGTGAGCGTCCCGGGGCCGTCCCCGGGGGCGACGTGGGCCGCGTCGGTGGCGGACACGGAACCGGCCACCGATCCGATCCCGCCGAGAACGGCCGCGTTGCTCACGGACACCGCACCACCCCCGGCGAGCGTGCCGTTGACGACGAGCGTGCCACCGGTCACCGCCGTCGGGCCGGTGTAGTTACTGGCGCCGGTCAGGGTCAGCGTGCCCGAGCCCTGGGTTACGAGGGCGAGGTTCTGGTCGGCCGCGGTGGCCCCACCGATCACCCCGGCGTAGGTGGACGTGCCGGCCTGGTCGATCGTCAGGGTGGCCGCCGTCGCCGAGCCGTTGGCGATGCCGCCGGTGCCCGTGACGCCCGCGCCGGTGACGAGGGTGAGGTTCTCACCCGGCAGGGTGACGTTCGCGGCCACGGTGATGCTTCCGGCGGTCGCGCTGCCGACGACCAGGGTGCCGGCGGTGATCTGAGCGAGGTCGGCGGCCGACAACCCGAGGGTGAGGGGGGACCCGATCAGGACGTTGTCCCCGCCGAGGGCGATGAGGGTGCCGGGCGTCTGGGGCTGGATGGTGACCGTCCCGGTGCCCGCGCTGATCGTGCCGGAGCCATAGGTGGGATCGGTGAGGGTCAGGCTATCGGCGGTAATAGTGATCGTGGAGTTGGTTAACGCGGTGGTTACGGTTCCGCCGTCGTAAATATGCACGGCCTCACTTGTGCTGGTACCGGTGCCCGCCACCGACACAGCTCCCCCGCCTGAGGTTAGTGTCGCCCCAAGAGCGACAGCGACGCCATAGTCGGAACTTCCGGTGCCGAGGCCGCCGGTGCCGGTCACTGACACTGCTCCCCCGCCCGAGGTGATCGTGCCAAATTCGATACCCACGCCGATATCAAAGTTCCCATTGCCGGTCCCGCCAGTGCCGGTGACTGTAACCATACCGCTCCCGCCCGACGTAAGCGCCCCAGTTACAAATACGCCGTAATTCGCAATCCCAGGAGCGGAGCCACCGGTCCCGGCGATGGTGACCGCCCCGGTCCCGCTCGACGTGACGGTCCCCTCGATCTCGACGCCGATGTCAAAACCCCCACTCCCCGCGCCGCCGGTCCCGGTGATCGTCACCGCTCCGCTGTCGGTCGTCGTTACGGTCATCCCGCCTTCGACTGTCACCCCCGTCGAGTCCACCGCAGCGAGTCCCGATCCGGTGATCTGGACGCCACCCCCGCCGCCCGTCACGTTCGCCGCCACGTCCACGCTCTGCCCGGCGGTCAGGGTCACCGACCCGGCCGGCCCGGTCGCCGCGATCGGTGCGGACACCGTCAGTGTGCCGCTCGTGGCCGTCAGAGACACCGCCTGACCGGTGGCCGTCACGCCGGCGACCGAGCCGACCGTTCCGACCGTGAAGTCGGCCGCGTTCGTCACGGCCACCCCGCCGCTGGTCGTGTTCGTCGCCGCCAGCGTACCCACCGACGTCGTCAGCGGGGTGGCGGCCGACCCGATCCCGGCGACCGCCGACAGGGACAGGTTCGTGACCGTGAGGGCGGTTCCGACCGAGACCCCGTTGACGATCGCCCCGCCGGTCACCAAGTCGAGCGTCGGGGCGGTGGCCGTCAGGTTGAGCGGGGCGGCGACGGTGATGGTCCCGGCGGTCGCGTTGCCGACGACCAGGGTGCCGGCCGTGATCTGGGCAAGGTCGGTGGTCGACAGCCCGAGGGTGAGCGGAACCCCGGTCAGCACGTCGTCCCCGCCGAGGGCGACAAGGGTGCCGGGCGTCCGGGGCTGGATCGTCGTCGTCCCGGTGCCCGAGTTGATCGTGCCGGTACTACCACCAAAACTGATAGAAGTATTGCCAGAAGTTGCGGAGATAGGCGTCAGCGACAGGCTGTCGGTGGTGAGGGTGATCGGGGCGGCGGTCGATGCGGTTGTGATCATCCCGCCCTCGAAAATCCCGTAATCGATCTTTCCGCCGCCCGCGCCGCCGATTCCGGTGACGGCGACGGCCCCGGTGCCGCCCGACGTGACCGTCCCATAAACCTCGACGCCGATGTCGCCATCCCCGCTCCCTCCGCCGCCGGTCCCGGTGACCGTCACCGCCCCAGTGGCGCCCGACGTGACCGTCCCACTAATGTCGACGCCGACGTCGCCATCCCCGCTCCCTCCGCCGCCGGTCCCAGTAACCGTCACCGCCCCAGTGGCGCCCGACGTGACCGTCCCACTAATGTCGACGCCGAAGTCGAAGACCCCACTCCCCGCGCCCCCGGTGCCGGTGACCTTCACCGCCCCGTTATCGGTCGTCGTCACCATCGCCCTGGCCTCGACAATCACCCCGGTCGAGTCTTCCGCCGCGAGTCCCGATCCGGTGATCTGGACGCCACCCCCGCCGCCCGTCACGTTCGCCGCCACGTCCACGCTCTGCCCGGCGGTCAGGGTCACCGACCCGGCCGGCCCGGTCGCCGCGATCGGTGCGGACACCGTCAGTGTGCCGCTCGTGGCCGTCAGGGACACCGCCTGACCGGTGGCCGTCACGCCGGCGACCGAGCCGACCGTTCCGACCGTGAAGTCGGCCACGTTCGTCACGGCTACCCCGCCGCTGGTCGCGTTCGCCGCCGCCAGCGTACCCACTGACGTCGTCAGCGGGGTGGCGGACGTGCCGATCCCGGCTGCCGCCGACAGGGACAGGTTCGTAACCGTGAGGGCGGTTCCGGCTGAGGCCCCGTTGACGATCGCCCCGCCGGTCACCAGGTCGAGCGTCGGGGCAGTGGCCGTCAGGTTAAGCGGGGCGGCGACGGTGATGGTCGCGGCGGCCGCGCTGCCGATAACCAGGGTGCCGGCGGTGATCTGAGCAAGGTCGGCGGCCGACAACCCGAGGGTGATCGGGGAGCCGGTCGCGTCGTCCCCGCCGAGGGAGACGAGGGTGCCGGGAGTCCGCGGCTGGAGGGTGACCGTCCCGGTGCCCGCGGCGATCACGCCCGGGCCGCCAGAAACTTGAATAATAGCATCTGATGGATTAATTAATGTTATACTGTCGGTAGTGAGGATGATCGGGGCGGCGGTCGATGCGGTGGTGATGGATCCCAGGTCTATGATCCCGTAATCGACCGCTCCCCCCCGGTGCTGCCGGTCCCGGTGATGGTGACCGCCCCAGTCCCGCCCGACGTGACTGTACCATCGATGCCGACGCCGTAGTCTAAGTACCCGGTACCCGCGCCGCCGGTTCCGGTGATGATTACTACCCCGGTCCCGCCCGACGTGACCGTTCCTCCAATATAGACGCCGTCGTCGAGTTCGCCGCTCCCCGCTCCCCCAGTGCCGGTGATCGTCACCGCCCCGTTGTCGGTCGTCGTCACCGTCGCCCCGGGTTCGACAGCCACCCCGATCGAGTCTTCCGCCACTAACCCCGACCCGGTGATCTGGACCCCGTTCTCGCCGCCCGTCACGGTCACGTTCGCCACCACGTCCACGCTCTGCCCGGCGGTCAGGGCCACCGACCCGGCCGTCCCGGTCGCCGCGATCGGCTGCGTCACCGTCAGCGTCCCGACCGTGGCCGCCAGGGTCACCGCCTGGCCGATCGCCATCACCCCACTGACCGACCCGACCGTCCCGACTGCGAAGTCAGCCGCGTTCGTCACGGCCACCCCGCCGCTCGTTGCGTTCGCCGCCGCCAGGGTGCCGACGGCCGTCGTCAGCGTGATCCCGGTCGTCGCCGACAGGGACAGCGACCCGGCCACCACGACCGTCCCGGCCGCGGTCGTCGTGATCGCCCCGTCCCCGGCGTTCAGCGTCACCGTGTTGGCCGCCCCGGCCGTGAGCAAGGCGTTCACCGCGATCGACTGCGACTGGATGCTCACGTCGCCGGCGAACGTCGCCGCCCCGGCCACGGTCACCGCGTCCGTCCCGGCACCGGTGTTGATCACCAGGTTGTGGTTGCCGTGGGCGTTGTCCGCGCTGGCGATCGTGACCGCGTCGTTGCCGTCGATGGCCGTCGTATCGATCGTGACGGTGGTGTTGTTCGACAGGTGGGCCGATTCGATGTTGACCCCGCCGGACGTACCAGTGACGACCAGGGCCGGGATCTTTCCGGTCGCGGCGTCGAACCCGTCGGCGACGGTCACCACGTCGTCGGCGCCCGGCAGTGTGACGGTGGCGGCCAGTAGGTTGCTCATGTCGACCGGTTCGAGATTGCTGAACGTGATCGTCTGGCCGCCCACGGCGATCGTGCCGCTTCCGGTCGTCGTCGACGACGGCGTGTAGTCGGCCGATTCGGTGCCGCTGCCGACGACCGAGAGCAAGTCGTTGCCGCCCG
The Fimbriiglobus ruber genome window above contains:
- a CDS encoding Ig-like domain repeat protein encodes the protein MIAAGTGTVTLQPRTPGTLVSLGGDDATGSPITLGLSAADLAQITAGTLVIGSAAAATITVAAPLNLTATAPTLDLVTGGAIVNGASAGTALTVTNLSLSAAAGIGTSATPLTTSVGTLAAANATSGGVAVTNVADFTVGTVGSVAGVTATGQAVSLTATSGTLTVSAPIAATGPAGSVTLTAGQSVDVAANVTGGGGGVQITGSGLAAEDSTGVIVEARAMVTTTDNGAVKVTGTGGAGSGVFDFGVDISGTVTSGATGAVTVTGTGGGGSGDGDVGVDISGTVTSGATGAVTVTGTGGGGSGDGDIGVEVYGTVTSGGTGAVAVTGIGGAGGGKIDYGIFEGGMITTASTAAPITLTTDSLSLTPISATSGNTSISFGGSTGTINSGTGTTTIQPRTPGTLVALGGDDVLTGVPLTLGLSTTDLAQITAGTLVVGNATAGTITVAAPLNLTATAPTLDLVTGGAIVNGVSVGTALTVTNLSLSAVAGIGSAATPLTTSVGTLAATNTTSGGVAVTNAADFTVGTVGSVAGVTATGQAVSLTATSGTLTVSAPIAATGPAGSVTLTAGQSVDVAANVTGGGGGVQITGSGLAAVDSTGVTVEGGMTVTTTDSGAVTITGTGGAGSGGFDIGVEIEGTVTSSGTGAVTIAGTGGSAPGIANYGVFVTGALTSGGSGMVTVTGTGGTGNGNFDIGVGIEFGTITSGGGAVSVTGTGGLGTGSSDYGVAVALGATLTSGGGAVSVAGTGTSTSEAVHIYDGGTVTTALTNSTITITADSLTLTDPTYGSGTISAGTGTVTIQPQTPGTLIALGGDNVLIGSPLTLGLSAADLAQITAGTLVVGSATAGSITVAANVTLPGENLTLVTGAGVTGTGGIANGSATAATLTIDQAGTSTYAGVIGGATAADQNLALVTQGSGTLTLTGASNYTGPTAVTGGTLVVNGTLAGGGAVSVSNAAVLGGIGSVAGSVSATDAAHVAPGDGPGTLTTGAADFAPGTSFDVVIAGPAPGDGVTGYDQLAAGPVDIGTGVTLNLSPGGGYVPFGGESYTLVTRTGGTGTFAGLPEGATLPNFLGSGLTATITYQGGTGHDIVVQVAARTTTTALAVSPPTSTFGQSVTFTATVASDEGTPDGSVTFVIDGTPTAPVALVNGTAAYTTSTLAAGSHTVTAEYSGSSNFQSATSTTQTEQVNVPTSTALAAPVPSTFGQTVTFTATVSATDGETPDGSVTFVIDGTARSPVALVNGVATYTTSTLAAGSYTVEAEYTGNGNFLTSDATAITQAVNPAATATTLAVAPAPSTFGQAVTLTATVTSGGGTPDGSVTFVIDGTAGSPVTLVNGVAAYTTSTLAAGSHTVMAEYSGSSNFQSAASATQTEQVNVPTTTTLTGPPSPSSFGQSVTFTANVGSGDGTPDGSVTFVIDGTATAPVSLANGIATYTISTLAAGSHTIAAEYAGSGNFLTSDATAITQAVNTAATATTLAVAPTPSTFGQTVTVTATVISAGGTPDGTITFVVDGTPAGTVALANGVATLTMSTLAAGSHTVMAEYSGSNNFQSGTSTTQTEQVNVPTSTTLAAPEPSTFGQSVTFTATVSATDGETPDGSVTFVIDGTAITPVALVNGIATYTTSTLAAGSHTVTAEYAGNGNFLTSDATAITQAVSTAATTTTLAVAPTLSTFGQTVPFTATVASSAGTPGGSVTFVIDGATGSPVTLVNGVATYTTSTLAAGSHTVVAEYSGSDNFQASGSPTQTEQVNVAATTTTLTATPSPSQAGQSVTVTATVTGGTPGTAVAFTLDGSVTPFATAPVDATGTASVSTATIPAGSHTITATYAGDATTPSSTTSVALTVTQAPTLTGGSFPTTATVRTAFDFTVSAAGFPAPAFTVASGALPPGLTLDPATGAVTGTPTRAGTYTGVIQATNSAGSVDIPFAIAAASRPVDQSAVTAFAVSGGATPTLLNADGSSAGTGASPFGPGTTSVVVMADVTGDGVTDLIYGSGPGTPAKVVVIDGATEQVVFTFTPFEATFTGGVFVAAGDVDGDGHADIAVSADTGGSGRVIVYSGQSGSVMADFMGIADPNFRGGARVTMGDVNGDGLDDLVVAAGTGGGPRVAVFDGVTIRSGQAPTRLIPDFFAFEASLRDGAYVAIGDVNGDGIGDLVLGGGPTGGPRVLVLDGASLLASNGLTPSTLANFYAGDPSSREGVTVAVKDLGNNDQADIVVDDPAPGGAHVVAYQGSALTPSGTPTVYHDYSDAAESLGVYVG